A stretch of the Desulfobacter sp. genome encodes the following:
- a CDS encoding iron transporter has product MPLPMTHQNPESVLNRVRTSIEQGLKKGWTGLLWLLKILVPISFFTALLVHFKLLFYLDFLLEPMMSLIHLPAAAAVVLIIGMFTGIYGTVAALSVMSFSMDHMTLIAIFTLISHNLIQESIVQGNSGINPFKAAAFRLVMAFVVTFVCGKLMDVSPGLASAAALEAGQQGGGPLGPMLKDWTLGTCALSLQILCIIMPLMVMLELAKTFQVIEAVTKIFSPVTAFMGLDRSCAMLWLTASVFGLAYGSAVIVEETGTNKYDKEALTRLHLSIGVNHAMIEDPALFLPLGISVFWLWIPRLAAAMAVVWLYSGFSFARRLYAKRVGHKKLCDH; this is encoded by the coding sequence ATCCCCCTTCCCATGACACACCAAAATCCTGAATCCGTTTTAAACCGGGTTCGGACCAGTATTGAACAAGGACTTAAAAAAGGATGGACAGGCCTTTTATGGCTGCTGAAAATTCTGGTGCCCATCTCTTTTTTTACCGCCCTTTTGGTCCATTTCAAGCTTTTATTTTATCTGGATTTTCTTCTTGAACCCATGATGAGTTTGATCCATCTGCCTGCCGCAGCTGCCGTGGTGCTCATCATCGGAATGTTCACAGGGATTTACGGGACTGTGGCCGCACTTTCTGTGATGTCCTTTTCCATGGATCACATGACTTTGATCGCCATATTTACCCTGATTTCACATAATCTTATCCAGGAAAGCATTGTCCAGGGCAATTCCGGGATCAATCCCTTTAAGGCGGCCGCGTTCAGGCTGGTGATGGCGTTTGTGGTCACCTTTGTCTGCGGAAAACTTATGGATGTCAGTCCGGGGCTCGCCTCTGCTGCGGCACTCGAGGCCGGGCAGCAGGGGGGTGGCCCCTTGGGGCCCATGCTCAAAGACTGGACCCTTGGGACTTGCGCACTCTCCCTGCAGATTTTGTGCATTATCATGCCCTTGATGGTTATGCTTGAACTGGCCAAGACTTTTCAGGTGATAGAAGCGGTCACAAAGATCTTTTCTCCTGTTACCGCTTTTATGGGGCTTGACCGCTCCTGCGCCATGCTCTGGCTGACTGCATCGGTATTTGGTCTGGCATACGGGTCGGCCGTGATTGTGGAAGAAACCGGGACCAACAAGTATGATAAAGAGGCATTGACCCGGCTCCATCTCTCCATAGGCGTGAACCATGCCATGATTGAGGATCCCGCACTTTTTCTGCCCCTGGGCATTTCTGTATTCTGGCTGTGGATTCCACGGCTTGCGGCTGCCATGGCTGTGGTCTGGCTGTATTCTGGATTTTCTTTTGCAAGGAGGCTCTATGCTAAGCGCGTTGGCCATAAAAAACTTTGCGATCATTGA
- the recN gene encoding DNA repair protein RecN produces MLSALAIKNFAIIEDIRIEFAAGLSVLTGETGAGKSIIIEAVNLLLGSRASADLVRTGEDNAELEAFFEIEKTSHAAQVMEGQGMDPRDGLIIRRVISSSGKSRVYINSCQSTLDFLKQVTFNLASISSQHAHQGLLRQENHLDILDEFARTLDLRKAVSELYHKLLPLKKEILALELRQAAAQKELDLLKFQVDEVEGADIRPGEDEDLAIKREQLKNSAQIFETVNGAIHDIYDRDGALLERISSLSERFARFGTSDTRLKEISDRLDTVSFDLQDIISDLRGYADTIDLDPESLEQVDLRLDEISRLKRKYGGSLEALFDNYKTMAGELEENLGLGKKIAGLKKEQARLEGQIRQKSKALSMRRQKEGIVLADLAQKELAGLEMGRAKFEVAFSVVPSESPEDIATEAREKIFSTGMDRVGFLISPNPGEAPKPLAKVASGGELSRIVLALKAVLSQGQSFETLVFDEVDAGIGGATSEKVGLKLRELGDVHQVICITHLAQIARYGAHQFRIFKQVVNDRTATSIVPLTSRDERVEEIARMIGGKDITRATRAHARELLSTQGHRM; encoded by the coding sequence ATGCTAAGCGCGTTGGCCATAAAAAACTTTGCGATCATTGAAGATATCCGCATTGAATTTGCTGCTGGTCTTTCCGTACTGACAGGGGAAACAGGGGCGGGTAAATCTATCATTATTGAGGCGGTGAATCTCCTGCTGGGCTCCAGGGCATCGGCAGATCTGGTTCGTACCGGTGAAGATAATGCCGAGCTGGAAGCTTTTTTCGAGATTGAAAAAACCTCCCATGCCGCTCAAGTGATGGAAGGCCAGGGCATGGATCCCCGGGACGGTCTGATCATTCGCCGGGTCATATCCAGTTCCGGCAAAAGCCGGGTCTATATCAACTCCTGCCAGTCCACCCTGGATTTTTTAAAACAGGTCACCTTTAATCTGGCATCCATTTCAAGCCAGCATGCCCACCAGGGGCTGTTGCGCCAGGAAAACCATCTGGATATTCTGGATGAGTTTGCCCGTACCCTGGATTTGCGCAAGGCGGTTTCTGAGCTTTATCACAAATTGCTGCCCTTGAAAAAAGAGATTCTTGCCCTGGAGCTAAGGCAGGCGGCTGCACAAAAAGAGCTGGATTTGCTCAAATTTCAGGTGGACGAGGTTGAAGGGGCCGATATCAGGCCGGGTGAAGATGAGGACCTGGCAATAAAAAGAGAGCAGCTTAAAAATTCCGCCCAGATTTTTGAAACCGTAAACGGGGCCATCCATGACATATATGACCGGGACGGGGCCTTGCTGGAACGGATCTCTTCTTTGTCTGAACGGTTTGCACGTTTCGGAACGAGTGACACCCGGTTAAAAGAGATTTCCGACCGGCTGGACACGGTCTCTTTTGACCTGCAGGATATTATTTCAGATCTCAGAGGCTATGCAGATACCATTGATCTGGATCCTGAATCCCTGGAACAAGTGGATTTGAGGCTGGACGAGATTTCAAGGCTCAAGCGAAAATACGGGGGAAGTCTTGAGGCCCTGTTTGACAATTACAAGACCATGGCAGGGGAGCTTGAGGAAAATTTGGGCCTGGGGAAAAAAATAGCAGGCCTGAAAAAAGAACAAGCCCGGTTGGAAGGGCAGATCCGTCAAAAATCAAAGGCCTTGTCCATGCGGCGTCAAAAAGAGGGAATTGTCCTGGCCGATCTGGCCCAGAAGGAGCTGGCCGGACTGGAAATGGGTCGGGCCAAATTTGAAGTGGCGTTTTCCGTTGTCCCTTCGGAAAGTCCTGAAGATATTGCCACGGAGGCCAGGGAGAAAATATTTTCCACAGGCATGGACCGTGTGGGGTTTTTGATCAGCCCCAATCCCGGTGAAGCACCCAAGCCCTTGGCCAAAGTTGCCTCCGGCGGAGAGCTTTCCCGGATTGTTCTTGCCCTAAAAGCCGTGCTGTCCCAGGGCCAGTCCTTTGAAACCCTGGTTTTTGACGAGGTAGATGCCGGGATCGGCGGTGCCACATCTGAAAAAGTAGGGCTTAAGCTCAGAGAATTAGGAGATGTCCACCAGGTGATCTGCATTACTCATCTGGCCCAGATCGCCAGATATGGCGCCCACCAGTTTAGGATTTTTAAACAGGTGGTCAATGACAGAACCGCAACCTCAATTGTTCCCTTAACCTCCCGGGATGAGCGGGTGGAGGAAATCGCCCGGATGATCGGCGGTAAGGATATTACCCGTGCCACCCGTGCCCATGCCAGAGAGTTGCTTTCCACACAGGGTCATCGCATGTAA
- a CDS encoding ISAs1 family transposase, with amino-acid sequence MNEKKSLETFFDNIQDPRHHNKLHNLIDVVIIAICAVVAGADTYEQIENFGKKRKRWLSKFLSLPHGIPSHDTFGRIFERMNPNEFQSSFMHWVQSVAKMTKGQVIAIDGKTLRRSHDTSNDKKAIHMISAWASSNKMVLGQLKTEEKSNEITAIPNLLKLFSSVRLGCCI; translated from the coding sequence ATGAACGAAAAAAAATCTCTTGAAACTTTTTTTGACAATATTCAGGACCCCAGACACCACAATAAGCTTCATAATTTAATTGATGTCGTCATCATCGCAATTTGTGCGGTAGTTGCTGGCGCAGACACTTATGAGCAAATTGAAAACTTTGGCAAAAAGAGAAAAAGGTGGTTGTCAAAATTTCTAAGCCTTCCCCATGGGATACCCTCCCATGACACCTTTGGCAGAATTTTTGAAAGGATGAACCCGAATGAATTTCAGAGCAGTTTTATGCACTGGGTTCAGTCGGTTGCAAAGATGACCAAAGGTCAAGTCATTGCAATCGACGGCAAAACTCTAAGGCGTTCACACGATACCTCCAATGATAAGAAAGCCATTCATATGATCAGTGCGTGGGCTTCGTCTAATAAAATGGTTTTAGGGCAATTAAAAACCGAAGAAAAATCAAATGAAATTACGGCCATTCCAAATCTTTTAAAACTTTTCAGTAGTGTCCGGTTAGGTTGTTGCATATAA
- a CDS encoding IS3 family transposase (programmed frameshift): MEGAHRATGIGASLGGQDSIPDPEVPEKKPRRNFTASYKLRILQEVENCNESGGIGRILRREGLYSSNLADWRKARNKGLLNAMAPRKRGRKSKEKNPLATEVARLQKEKSKLEHKLKQAELIIEAQKKNFSDPGNPTKSGRPQRRRLMNAALTLSHDLGKKPSCEAFGVPRSSFYRFYSPKKQVKSKRGSSPLSLNPDEQQTVLDILHSDTYRDQAPYQVYASLLDKGKYYCSIRTMYRLLHKEHGSVPERRRQVNRPKYKKPELLATGPNQVWSWDITKLKSVTKWTYFYLYVIMDIFSRYVVGWMVAHREQTALAKRLIEKSCENQNILPGQLGLHADRGASMKSKGVAQLLVDLGVTKTHSRPHVSNDNPYSEAQFKTLKYCPKFPNHFGSIEDARTFCQDFFGYYNKEHYHSGIGLVTPEQFHYGIAKEIYGSRCRTLKEVFIKNPIRFKGKIPRPPALPEAAWINKPEQEEKDKIGA, translated from the exons ATGGAAGGAGCCCATAGGGCGACTGGAATTGGTGCCTCCTTGGGGGGACAGGATTCAATCCCTGATCCTGAAGTTCCTGAGAAAAAGCCCCGGCGTAATTTCACTGCTTCTTATAAACTGCGTATTCTCCAAGAGGTTGAAAACTGCAATGAATCCGGAGGAATAGGTAGGATACTTCGAAGAGAGGGCCTCTATTCTTCAAATTTAGCCGATTGGCGCAAAGCCCGGAATAAAGGACTTCTCAACGCCATGGCACCTCGAAAGCGAGGGAGGAAATCCAAAGAGAAGAACCCATTGGCAACAGAGGTCGCCAGACTTCAAAAAGAAAAATCTAAATTAGAGCATAAGTTAAAACAGGCGGAACTCATCATTGAAGCCCAAAAAAAAA ATTTCTCAGATCCTGGGAATCCAACAAAATCTGGACGACCTCAAAGGAGACGACTGATGAATGCCGCCCTAACGTTAAGTCACGATCTTGGGAAAAAGCCTTCATGTGAGGCTTTCGGTGTCCCTCGCTCATCTTTTTATAGGTTTTATTCTCCGAAAAAACAGGTGAAATCAAAGCGGGGCAGCTCTCCTCTTTCTTTGAATCCTGATGAACAACAAACGGTTTTGGATATTCTTCACTCGGACACGTATCGAGACCAGGCCCCATACCAGGTCTATGCCTCTCTTCTTGATAAAGGAAAATACTATTGCTCCATCAGAACGATGTATCGGCTTCTTCACAAAGAACATGGTTCTGTGCCGGAACGAAGACGGCAGGTAAATCGCCCGAAATATAAAAAACCTGAATTGCTGGCAACCGGACCGAATCAGGTCTGGTCCTGGGATATTACCAAGTTGAAAAGCGTCACAAAATGGACTTATTTCTATCTGTATGTAATCATGGATATTTTCAGCAGGTATGTTGTCGGCTGGATGGTCGCCCATAGGGAACAAACAGCATTGGCCAAAAGGCTTATTGAGAAGTCCTGTGAAAACCAAAATATATTACCCGGTCAGCTTGGACTTCATGCAGATCGGGGAGCCAGTATGAAATCCAAAGGGGTTGCCCAGCTTCTTGTCGATTTAGGGGTAACCAAAACCCACAGCAGACCGCACGTCAGCAATGATAACCCTTACTCTGAAGCTCAATTTAAAACATTGAAATATTGTCCAAAATTTCCAAATCATTTTGGTTCGATTGAGGATGCAAGAACCTTTTGCCAGGATTTCTTTGGATACTACAATAAAGAGCATTACCATTCTGGTATTGGCCTGGTAACCCCGGAACAGTTTCATTATGGCATTGCTAAAGAGATTTATGGGTCTCGCTGTAGAACTTTGAAAGAGGTGTTTATTAAAAACCCAATACGCTTTAAGGGGAAAATCCCTCGGCCACCAGCTTTACCAGAAGCAGCCTGGATCAACAAACCGGAACAGGAAGAGAAGGATAAGATTGGAGCCTAA